One Hydrogenophaga crassostreae genomic region harbors:
- a CDS encoding FAS1-like dehydratase domain-containing protein, with the protein MSDENQTLNATTVTHLHSWIGRTETILDGIAPAPLRALAATLDREDPEPVVGAPLPALWHWLFFLPSARQSEIGPDGHAKRGGFLPPVPLPRRMWAGGRLRWKEENPLLVGDAAQRISKIASVVHKTGRSGDLLFVLVQHEIHNQRGLALTEEHDIVYRAAARPTDPTPAPIAAERGAAWRREVVPDAVLLFRYSALTFNGHRIHYDRGYVTEVEGYPGLIVHGPLIATLLLDLVRRQLPGVRIQSFEFRAVRPTFDLHSFQLNGEPSADGKTVRLWAQDHEGWLTMQGSATLA; encoded by the coding sequence ATGAGCGACGAAAACCAAACCCTCAATGCCACCACCGTGACGCATTTGCACAGCTGGATCGGTCGAACGGAAACGATCCTCGACGGTATTGCTCCGGCGCCGCTGCGCGCCCTGGCGGCCACGCTGGATCGCGAAGACCCTGAACCGGTGGTCGGCGCACCGTTGCCGGCCCTTTGGCATTGGCTCTTCTTTCTACCCAGTGCACGGCAAAGCGAAATCGGGCCCGACGGGCATGCGAAACGTGGTGGTTTCTTGCCTCCGGTTCCCCTGCCCAGGCGGATGTGGGCTGGCGGGCGGTTGCGATGGAAAGAAGAGAACCCGCTCCTGGTTGGCGATGCGGCTCAGCGCATCTCGAAGATCGCTTCGGTGGTACACAAAACCGGGCGCAGTGGAGACCTGTTGTTCGTGCTCGTTCAGCATGAAATCCACAATCAGCGAGGTCTGGCGCTGACAGAAGAGCATGACATCGTCTACCGAGCCGCAGCGCGACCGACCGATCCGACACCCGCGCCCATTGCGGCCGAACGGGGTGCGGCATGGCGGCGAGAAGTGGTGCCCGATGCTGTGCTGCTGTTTCGCTATTCGGCGCTCACTTTCAACGGCCATCGCATCCACTATGACCGAGGCTACGTGACCGAGGTCGAGGGTTACCCGGGCCTGATCGTGCACGGGCCGCTGATCGCAACCCTGCTGCTGGATTTGGTTCGCCGGCAGCTGCCTGGTGTGCGCATCCAGTCGTTCGAATTCCGGGCCGTGCGGCCCACGTTTGACCTGCACAGCTTCCAGCTGAATGGCGAGCCATCGGCAGACGGCAAGACTGTTCGGCTTTGGGCCCAAGACCATGAAGGCTGGCTGACCATGCAAGGCAGCGCCACCTTGGCCTGA
- a CDS encoding LysR substrate-binding domain-containing protein, with translation MHFDLVDLRLIVRVAELNSLTRGAERSHISLAAASTRIKNLEESVGAKLLVRSSQGMTLTQPGKTFVQHAMVVLGQIENLRGDMQEYADGIKGQLRIFSNTTALCEFLPPVLGSFLQSHPDINIHLREMLSHDIVRAVLDGYADIGVVAGTVNTENLEIIPYRSDQLVLVVPANHFLAQRTSIRFSETLDLVHVGLHEASALHGFLKQICDDMHSQLQLRIQVGNFQAACRMIEAQAGVGILPKSAVHLHAASMDIKIIPLDDTWADRHMHVCIRHLETMPAFARDLVAMLQADAENASRVS, from the coding sequence ATGCACTTTGATCTTGTTGATTTGCGCCTTATCGTCCGAGTCGCCGAACTCAACAGCCTCACCCGAGGTGCCGAGCGTTCGCATATATCGCTGGCGGCCGCCAGTACACGGATCAAAAATCTTGAAGAAAGCGTCGGGGCCAAACTGCTGGTGCGCAGCAGCCAGGGCATGACGCTGACACAACCTGGCAAGACGTTTGTGCAACACGCCATGGTGGTACTTGGGCAGATCGAAAACCTGCGCGGAGACATGCAGGAGTACGCAGACGGCATCAAAGGGCAGCTTCGCATCTTCTCCAACACCACCGCCTTGTGTGAGTTCCTGCCGCCAGTTCTGGGCAGTTTTCTCCAAAGCCATCCCGACATCAACATCCATCTGCGTGAAATGCTCAGTCACGACATCGTGCGTGCGGTGCTGGATGGTTACGCCGATATCGGCGTCGTCGCGGGCACCGTGAACACCGAAAATCTGGAGATCATCCCTTACCGGTCTGATCAACTGGTGCTGGTCGTCCCCGCCAACCACTTCCTGGCTCAACGAACGAGTATCCGGTTCAGCGAAACATTGGATCTGGTCCATGTCGGACTACACGAAGCAAGCGCCCTGCACGGTTTTCTGAAGCAGATATGCGACGACATGCACAGCCAGCTTCAGCTACGAATTCAGGTGGGAAATTTCCAGGCGGCCTGTCGCATGATTGAAGCCCAAGCCGGAGTAGGAATTCTTCCTAAGTCTGCTGTGCATCTTCATGCCGCGTCCATGGACATAAAGATCATTCCATTAGACGACACATGGGCAGACCGCCACATGCATGTCTGTATCCGACACCTTGAAACCATGCCGGCTTTTGCACGTGATCTTGTGGCTATGCTGCAAGCTGATGCGGAGAATGCCAGCCGCGTTTCCTAG
- a CDS encoding alpha/beta hydrolase: MAPMKSAQRPDPAWLESQYNNRALVPDHAQYFERWAAQSKAARTKLDGLIDVAYGHAAGETLDIFPAQREPGDSLAPVLVFIHGGYWRGLDKSDHSFLAPAFVKQGACVVVPNYALCPAVTIPDITMQMVKALAWVYRHIAVHGGDPDRITIVGHSAGGHLAAMLMACDWPAYASDLPDALAQNALSISGLYDLEPLRSVAFLKDDLKLTARDARRASPALMPTPPVWEEGWGCLHSVAGGDESEEFLRQNRLIQEAWGRDAVPSSDVLPGLNHFSVLDALNKPSHGLHQRVLQLLA; encoded by the coding sequence ATGGCGCCCATGAAATCAGCCCAACGCCCCGACCCCGCCTGGCTCGAAAGCCAATACAACAACCGAGCGCTGGTTCCAGACCATGCACAGTATTTTGAGCGCTGGGCTGCACAGTCCAAAGCTGCGCGGACCAAACTCGATGGCTTGATCGATGTGGCCTACGGCCATGCCGCCGGCGAGACCCTCGATATTTTCCCCGCCCAGCGCGAACCTGGCGACTCGCTGGCGCCGGTATTGGTGTTCATTCATGGTGGCTACTGGCGCGGCCTCGACAAATCAGACCACTCGTTTCTGGCCCCCGCGTTCGTGAAGCAGGGCGCCTGCGTGGTTGTGCCCAATTACGCGCTGTGCCCGGCCGTGACCATTCCAGACATCACCATGCAGATGGTCAAGGCACTGGCCTGGGTGTACCGCCACATCGCCGTTCACGGAGGCGACCCCGACCGCATCACCATCGTGGGCCACTCGGCGGGAGGACACCTTGCCGCCATGTTGATGGCCTGCGACTGGCCGGCATATGCATCCGATTTGCCCGATGCCCTGGCTCAAAACGCTTTGTCGATCTCCGGTCTCTACGACCTGGAACCGCTGCGCTCAGTCGCCTTTCTTAAAGACGACTTGAAGCTCACCGCCCGCGATGCGCGCCGCGCCAGCCCGGCGCTGATGCCCACGCCACCTGTCTGGGAAGAAGGCTGGGGCTGCTTGCACAGCGTGGCCGGGGGCGATGAGAGTGAAGAGTTTTTGCGCCAGAACCGTCTGATTCAAGAGGCCTGGGGACGCGATGCCGTGCCGAGCAGCGATGTCTTGCCGGGCCTGAACCACTTCAGCGTGCTGGACGCGTTGAACAAACCTTCACACGGCCTGCATCAGCGGGTGCTGCAACTGCTGGCCTGA
- a CDS encoding NAD(P)-dependent oxidoreductase encodes MNETLQNITVLGIGLMGFPMGKRLCEAGYRVTAWNRSAGKAERLLPCGAQIAPAPAQAVAQADLVVCLLENGEVVEEVLFGQGAAGAMRPGTLVVDMSSIRPAQARDHAERLKAMGLHHIDAPVSGGTVGAEAGSLAIMAGGDGKQVERARLLLEHLGRLTHVGPHGAGQLAKLANQMIVGITIGAVAEALLMCEKGGADMARVREAIGGGFAESRVLQLHGQRMVERDFAKRAAINVQLKDMRNAMTTAQSLGFQAPITELFETLYTQASENGFGDLDHSALFVELARRNGMQ; translated from the coding sequence ATGAACGAAACGCTTCAAAACATCACTGTGCTCGGTATTGGCCTCATGGGGTTTCCCATGGGCAAACGGCTGTGCGAGGCGGGGTACCGCGTCACTGCCTGGAACCGCTCAGCAGGCAAGGCCGAGCGCTTGCTGCCTTGTGGCGCCCAAATTGCCCCTGCACCAGCCCAGGCCGTGGCACAGGCCGACCTGGTGGTTTGCCTGCTGGAGAACGGCGAGGTGGTTGAAGAGGTTTTGTTCGGCCAGGGCGCTGCCGGCGCCATGCGCCCTGGCACGCTGGTGGTCGATATGTCGTCCATTCGACCGGCGCAGGCGCGCGACCATGCCGAGCGCTTGAAGGCTATGGGCTTGCACCATATCGACGCACCGGTATCAGGCGGCACGGTCGGCGCCGAAGCGGGCTCGCTGGCCATCATGGCCGGTGGAGACGGCAAACAGGTCGAGCGCGCCCGCCTTCTGCTGGAACACCTCGGCCGGCTCACCCACGTCGGACCACACGGCGCAGGCCAGCTTGCCAAGCTCGCCAACCAGATGATCGTGGGTATCACCATTGGCGCGGTGGCCGAGGCGCTGCTGATGTGCGAGAAGGGTGGCGCCGACATGGCCAGGGTGCGCGAGGCCATCGGTGGCGGCTTCGCTGAGAGCCGGGTTTTGCAGCTCCACGGTCAGCGCATGGTCGAGCGCGATTTCGCCAAGCGCGCAGCCATCAATGTGCAACTCAAAGACATGCGCAACGCCATGACCACCGCGCAGTCGCTTGGGTTTCAGGCCCCCATCACCGAGCTGTTTGAGACCCTCTACACCCAGGCATCTGAAAACGGTTTTGGCGATCTTGACCATTCCGCCCTGTTCGTCGAACTGGCCCGGCGCAACGGCATGCAGTGA
- a CDS encoding motility protein A, giving the protein MNTSTLIGTIASVLFMAVILLFGADDPSKFVDLPSIAIVVGGTLAATFLSYPMREIKRIFPMVAQVFRQERLETQHSIEEVVALSRLWMRGDLQAVERALPQVSNPFLRTGVQLIIDRTPEDEIIDLLQWRIAHLRSREMAEASIFRGMANYAPAFGMVGTLLGLINLMDLVGAGDLSIIGSQLAVALMTTLYGVLLANLLFKPIAVKLERRTEQRLVVMNMVLEGISMMCAGRSPSLMRETLKAFVAQFDDEMFDGGAPPPKAQPVR; this is encoded by the coding sequence TTGAACACCTCCACCCTCATCGGCACGATCGCCAGCGTGCTGTTCATGGCCGTCATCCTGCTGTTTGGCGCCGACGACCCGAGCAAGTTCGTCGATCTGCCCAGCATTGCCATTGTGGTCGGCGGCACGCTGGCTGCCACCTTCCTGAGCTACCCCATGCGGGAAATCAAGCGGATCTTTCCCATGGTGGCCCAGGTGTTTCGCCAGGAGCGCCTTGAAACCCAGCACTCGATCGAAGAAGTGGTGGCGCTTTCCCGGCTGTGGATGCGCGGCGACTTACAGGCTGTGGAGCGCGCGCTGCCGCAGGTCAGCAACCCGTTTTTGCGCACCGGCGTGCAGCTCATCATCGACCGCACGCCCGAAGACGAAATCATCGATTTGCTGCAATGGCGCATCGCCCATTTGCGTTCACGTGAAATGGCCGAAGCTTCGATTTTTCGTGGCATGGCCAACTACGCGCCGGCCTTCGGCATGGTCGGCACCCTGCTCGGTCTGATCAATTTGATGGACCTGGTGGGCGCAGGCGACCTGAGCATCATCGGCAGCCAGCTCGCCGTGGCGCTCATGACCACGCTGTATGGCGTATTGCTCGCCAACCTCTTGTTCAAACCCATCGCCGTCAAGCTGGAGCGGCGCACCGAGCAGCGCCTAGTGGTGATGAACATGGTGCTTGAAGGCATTTCCATGATGTGTGCCGGGCGCAGCCCGTCGCTGATGCGCGAAACGCTGAAAGCCTTCGTGGCCCAGTTTGACGACGAGATGTTCGACGGCGGTGCCCCGCCCCCAAAGGCCCAACCTGTCCGGTAA
- a CDS encoding OmpA/MotB family protein, whose product MSNLDATLGSPEAFQSQPLQQAARGKAAGRRYSRWHLETTVPVEEDGWLLTYLDVITLMLVMMVVMLSVAGPPGDATGKGEPTTTTMPPDPLATTTPASVQSPSILPPLPVTTASTQSATPAPPGKEPESETPQAPAEEAWASLKLDQIGENVAITPGEDSVRFRISNELLFGSGDANLSNGGNGVLQKLLPTLLADPELRLVVEGHTDNIPIQTTRYPSNWELSTGRAASVARYLIEHGVPPQRVQASGYADTRPLGSKENPVDRAINRRVELVLEKTKPGG is encoded by the coding sequence ATGTCCAACCTTGACGCAACCCTGGGCTCGCCAGAAGCATTTCAGTCACAACCGTTGCAGCAAGCCGCTCGCGGCAAGGCTGCCGGGCGCCGCTACAGCCGCTGGCACCTGGAAACCACCGTACCGGTTGAGGAAGATGGCTGGCTGTTGACCTACCTCGATGTGATCACGCTCATGCTCGTCATGATGGTGGTGATGCTCTCGGTCGCAGGCCCTCCGGGAGATGCCACCGGCAAGGGCGAGCCGACCACCACCACCATGCCCCCCGACCCACTGGCCACCACAACGCCCGCCTCCGTGCAATCGCCCTCGATCTTGCCGCCGCTGCCCGTGACCACCGCGAGCACACAAAGCGCCACGCCAGCACCGCCTGGCAAAGAACCCGAAAGTGAGACGCCCCAGGCGCCAGCCGAAGAGGCATGGGCCAGCCTGAAACTCGATCAGATTGGCGAAAACGTTGCCATCACGCCGGGTGAAGACTCGGTGCGCTTTCGCATCAGCAACGAATTGCTGTTTGGTTCGGGCGACGCCAACCTCAGCAACGGCGGCAACGGCGTGCTTCAAAAGCTGCTGCCCACCCTGCTCGCCGATCCCGAACTGCGGTTGGTGGTTGAGGGCCATACCGACAACATCCCGATCCAGACCACGCGTTACCCCTCCAATTGGGAACTCTCCACCGGAAGGGCTGCCAGCGTGGCGCGGTATTTGATCGAACATGGTGTGCCGCCGCAACGGGTTCAAGCCTCGGGATACGCAGACACACGCCCGCTCGGCAGCAAGGAAAACCCGGTAGACCGCGCCATCAACCGGCGTGTGGAGCTGGTGTTGGAGAAGACCAAGCCCGGCGGCTGA
- a CDS encoding MlaD family protein, whose product MDPQPPVNNLEVKAGVLLMVLLLLVVGSALYVMNARGAFDRTQKLVLMSDDSEGVVTGMEMTFAGFAIGTVSRIELADDGNVRIVVDVPTKDAKWLRSSSIFTMEKALVGGTKIRAYSGVLSDPALEDGAVRQVLRGDAAAEIPKLVAQVRDLLNNLNGLTREGAPLSQSLASLQATTAALNGPNGAMGMLFGNEDDAKKIVTTIDRANTLLSRVDKLSARLDGLVANADKQVFGAGGDGSAAQGGLVNDARATVQQLTAVLNDAQGSLKKVDGLLVEAQGIATNTREATTDLTALRAEVEASLRKVDSLINDLNSKWPFSRESEIVLP is encoded by the coding sequence ATGGACCCCCAACCTCCGGTGAACAACCTGGAGGTGAAGGCGGGGGTGTTGTTGATGGTCTTGCTGCTGCTGGTGGTGGGCTCGGCGCTGTACGTGATGAACGCGCGCGGTGCGTTTGACCGCACGCAGAAGCTGGTGTTGATGTCAGACGATTCAGAGGGCGTGGTCACGGGCATGGAAATGACCTTTGCCGGCTTCGCCATCGGCACAGTTTCCCGCATTGAGTTGGCGGACGACGGCAATGTGCGCATCGTGGTCGATGTGCCCACGAAAGATGCCAAATGGTTGCGCAGCTCCAGCATTTTCACGATGGAGAAAGCGCTGGTGGGCGGCACCAAGATTCGCGCCTACAGCGGAGTCTTGTCTGACCCGGCGCTGGAAGATGGCGCGGTGCGCCAGGTGTTGCGCGGCGATGCGGCGGCCGAAATTCCCAAGCTGGTGGCGCAGGTGCGCGATTTGTTGAACAACCTGAACGGCCTGACGCGGGAAGGCGCGCCGCTGTCGCAAAGCCTGGCGAGTTTGCAAGCCACCACGGCGGCGCTGAACGGCCCGAATGGCGCCATGGGCATGTTGTTTGGCAACGAGGACGATGCGAAGAAGATCGTCACGACCATTGACCGGGCCAACACGCTGTTGAGCCGGGTCGACAAGTTGAGCGCCCGGCTGGATGGCCTGGTGGCCAATGCCGACAAGCAGGTGTTTGGCGCTGGCGGCGATGGTTCGGCAGCGCAAGGCGGTCTGGTGAACGACGCGCGCGCCACGGTGCAGCAATTGACCGCGGTCTTGAACGATGCGCAAGGCAGTTTGAAGAAGGTGGACGGTTTGCTGGTGGAGGCGCAGGGCATTGCCACCAACACCCGCGAAGCCACCACCGATTTGACGGCGCTGCGCGCCGAAGTTGAAGCCAGCTTGCGCAAAGTGGATTCGCTGATCAACGATCTGAACAGCAAGTGGCCGTTTTCGCGTGAGTCGGAGATCGTACTTCCATGA
- a CDS encoding MlaE family ABC transporter permease encodes MNLFVSLHNALLRWGREVLAAWVAWWQVLLIGAQIVVLALSPSSYDDPEERHGLMLHLYRATVPLLTWFLVLSALVSLVLIRIVVATALSYGLSQFALEVLVRTLILELIPLYAALFVAVRYTMPESQRMRRLLSDEFKRGVKRPSQQLLRQDMLPRALAGVFSVMLLAALSCVLALLLTYLNVYGFSPWALEDYNRSVGSVFSPAVSLIFVLKTVFFSLAVAFVPMAASAKADARGGYSRRSDITEFARLLSVILMLEVISLVGNYY; translated from the coding sequence ATGAACCTGTTTGTTTCCCTGCACAACGCGCTGCTCCGCTGGGGGCGGGAGGTGTTGGCTGCGTGGGTGGCCTGGTGGCAGGTGTTGTTGATTGGCGCGCAAATTGTGGTGTTGGCGCTTTCGCCTTCGAGCTACGACGACCCGGAAGAGCGCCATGGCCTGATGCTGCACCTTTACCGCGCGACGGTGCCGCTGCTGACCTGGTTTCTGGTGTTGTCGGCGCTGGTGAGTCTGGTGTTGATTCGCATCGTGGTCGCCACGGCGCTGAGCTATGGCTTGTCGCAATTTGCGCTGGAGGTGTTGGTGCGCACGCTGATCCTGGAGCTGATTCCGCTCTACGCTGCGCTGTTCGTGGCGGTGCGCTACACGATGCCTGAATCGCAGCGCATGCGCCGCTTGTTATCAGACGAGTTCAAGCGTGGGGTCAAGCGCCCTTCGCAGCAGTTGTTGCGGCAAGACATGTTGCCGCGCGCGCTGGCCGGGGTGTTTTCGGTGATGTTGCTGGCGGCGCTGAGCTGTGTGCTGGCGTTGTTGCTCACCTATTTGAATGTCTACGGTTTTTCGCCTTGGGCGCTGGAAGACTACAACCGCAGTGTGGGCAGCGTCTTTTCGCCGGCAGTTTCGCTGATTTTTGTTTTGAAAACGGTGTTTTTCAGTCTGGCCGTGGCGTTTGTACCCATGGCGGCCAGCGCCAAGGCCGATGCCCGTGGGGGTTATTCCCGGCGCAGTGACATCACTGAATTCGCCCGCTTGCTTTCGGTCATTCTCATGTTGGAAGTGATTTCCCTCGTGGGCAACTATTATTGA
- a CDS encoding acyl-CoA synthetase — translation MTTSTPQATIAPVVRRQTIADALHRTAQRLPGKTAIVCGNTAWTYAEFNTLVSRLAAGLHHMGVNQGDKVAVLARNSHGFAALRFALARRGAVMVPINFMLKADEVAYILRHAGAKILATDSGLTELARSAAELDTQVKQFIWLPSEGASEPSPGMHPFDELAACTDGLPEVTLGSFDLAQIVYTSGTESTPKGAMLTHDAVMWQYVSCVINAEIAEADRALHALPLYHCAQLDVFFGPAIYMGSSNFITGAPTPDNLLNLLEQHQVTSFFAPPTVWIALLRSPLFDADKLKHLAKGYYGASIMPVEVLKELAERLPRVRLWNLYGQTEIAPLATMLGPDDQLRKPGSCGKAVLNVETRVVNDAMADVATGEVGEVVHRSPHLMLGYFNDPERTATSFEGGWFHSGDLAVIDEEGFITVVDRKKDMIKTGGENVASREVEEMIYRLPAVSEVAVIGLPDPKWVEAVTAVIVVKAGDSLSEEEVLAHCNQHMASFKAPKRVVFTDALPKNPSGKLLKRELRTRLADDRRD, via the coding sequence ATGACCACCTCTACGCCTCAAGCCACCATCGCCCCCGTCGTGCGCCGCCAGACCATTGCCGACGCGCTGCACCGCACCGCCCAGCGCCTGCCCGGCAAAACCGCCATCGTCTGCGGCAACACGGCGTGGACCTATGCCGAATTCAACACCCTGGTCAGCCGCCTCGCTGCCGGCCTTCACCACATGGGCGTGAATCAGGGAGACAAAGTGGCCGTGCTCGCGCGCAATTCCCATGGCTTTGCTGCCCTGCGCTTCGCGCTGGCGCGCCGGGGCGCGGTGATGGTTCCGATCAACTTCATGCTGAAGGCCGACGAAGTGGCCTACATCCTGCGCCACGCGGGCGCCAAAATCCTGGCCACCGACAGCGGCTTGACCGAGCTCGCGCGCAGCGCCGCCGAACTCGACACCCAGGTGAAACAGTTCATCTGGCTGCCCTCGGAAGGCGCCAGCGAGCCCTCGCCCGGCATGCACCCGTTTGACGAACTCGCCGCCTGTACCGATGGACTGCCCGAAGTCACGCTGGGCAGCTTCGACCTGGCCCAGATTGTCTACACCAGCGGCACCGAATCCACCCCCAAAGGGGCCATGCTCACCCACGATGCCGTGATGTGGCAATACGTGAGTTGTGTCATCAACGCCGAAATCGCCGAGGCCGACCGCGCCCTGCACGCCCTGCCCCTGTACCACTGCGCCCAGCTCGACGTGTTCTTTGGCCCCGCCATCTACATGGGCAGCAGCAACTTCATCACCGGTGCGCCCACGCCCGACAACCTGCTCAACCTGCTGGAGCAACACCAGGTCACCAGTTTCTTCGCCCCGCCCACCGTCTGGATCGCTTTGCTGCGTTCCCCTCTTTTTGACGCAGACAAGCTCAAACACTTGGCCAAGGGCTACTACGGCGCGTCCATCATGCCGGTCGAGGTCTTGAAAGAGCTCGCCGAGCGCCTGCCCAGGGTGCGCCTGTGGAACCTCTACGGCCAGACCGAAATCGCGCCCCTGGCCACCATGCTCGGTCCCGACGACCAGCTGCGCAAACCCGGCTCCTGCGGCAAAGCCGTGCTCAACGTGGAAACCCGCGTGGTCAACGACGCCATGGCAGACGTGGCCACGGGCGAAGTGGGCGAAGTCGTGCACCGCTCGCCCCATCTCATGCTGGGCTACTTCAACGACCCCGAGCGCACCGCCACCAGCTTTGAGGGCGGCTGGTTCCACAGCGGCGACCTGGCCGTAATCGACGAAGAAGGCTTCATCACCGTGGTGGACCGCAAGAAAGACATGATCAAAACCGGGGGCGAAAACGTGGCCAGCCGGGAGGTGGAAGAAATGATCTACCGCCTGCCCGCCGTCAGCGAAGTCGCCGTGATCGGCCTGCCCGATCCGAAATGGGTTGAGGCGGTCACCGCGGTGATTGTGGTCAAGGCGGGAGATTCGCTGAGCGAAGAGGAAGTGCTGGCGCATTGCAACCAACACATGGCCAGTTTCAAGGCACCCAAACGCGTGGTGTTCACCGACGCGCTGCCGAAGAACCCGAGCGGGAAGCTGCTGAAGCGGGAACTGAGAACCCGTCTAGCGGACGACAGAAGAGACTGA
- a CDS encoding CAP domain-containing protein, protein MKFSGSTNLRTAGAVWLVLALASALVSCGGGNGGAEPYTVGVEPLPASSTGLAAADEAQLMATGAALNTLELETAERTEKALRATAPAEVIEPTPETGLTKAAAAELTVFRFFNSLSGAHFYTASVTERDRIRAQPGAFAYEGPAFQASSQGGDGLSPVYRFYNGSTGVHFYTISESEKTHIQQNLPQFLFEGVAYYASQVAAEGYRPLYRSYVSNKGFHFYSVNGSEGAGLAQYRAEGVAYYVVGTAAADTPPVNPTPVVDTVCGLPNFQTDLMQQINAARASGRTCGSAPRPATTPLVWNANLQVAAARHSTDMAKNNFFDHTGSDGSTLGVRATAAGYIWRGIGENIAAGQSSVTSVMNGWLASPGHCNNIMESSFNDVALACVSQPGTKYGKYWTMELGRR, encoded by the coding sequence ATGAAATTTTCTGGCTCTACGAATTTGCGCACCGCTGGCGCAGTCTGGCTTGTTTTGGCGCTGGCCTCAGCGCTGGTCTCGTGTGGTGGCGGAAACGGTGGCGCAGAGCCATACACAGTGGGCGTGGAGCCGTTGCCTGCCTCATCGACGGGCCTTGCCGCAGCCGATGAAGCCCAGCTGATGGCCACCGGGGCCGCCTTGAACACCCTGGAGCTTGAAACCGCCGAGCGCACTGAAAAAGCCTTGCGCGCCACAGCGCCAGCCGAGGTGATTGAGCCTACCCCAGAGACCGGTTTGACCAAGGCTGCTGCTGCCGAGCTGACCGTTTTTCGCTTCTTTAACAGCCTGTCGGGCGCCCATTTCTACACCGCAAGCGTGACCGAACGTGACCGGATCCGCGCACAGCCCGGCGCCTTCGCCTACGAAGGCCCCGCCTTTCAGGCCAGCAGCCAGGGCGGCGACGGCCTGTCGCCGGTCTACCGCTTCTACAACGGCTCAACCGGTGTTCACTTCTACACCATCAGCGAGAGCGAGAAGACCCACATTCAGCAAAACCTGCCGCAGTTTCTGTTTGAAGGCGTGGCTTATTACGCCAGCCAGGTGGCCGCCGAAGGCTATCGGCCCCTTTACCGCTCATATGTCTCCAACAAGGGCTTTCACTTTTACTCGGTCAACGGGTCTGAGGGCGCAGGTCTGGCGCAATACCGAGCCGAAGGCGTGGCCTATTACGTGGTCGGCACGGCGGCGGCTGATACACCTCCGGTGAATCCCACTCCGGTGGTCGACACCGTGTGTGGCCTGCCCAACTTCCAGACCGACCTGATGCAGCAGATCAACGCCGCCCGGGCCAGTGGGCGCACTTGCGGCAGCGCGCCGCGACCTGCAACCACGCCGCTGGTCTGGAACGCCAACCTGCAAGTGGCCGCGGCAAGGCATTCAACCGACATGGCAAAAAACAACTTCTTTGATCACACGGGCAGCGATGGCAGCACCCTGGGCGTGCGTGCAACCGCTGCGGGCTACATCTGGCGGGGCATTGGCGAAAACATTGCTGCAGGGCAATCCAGCGTCACCTCGGTGATGAACGGCTGGCTCGCAAGCCCAGGCCATTGCAACAACATCATGGAAAGCAGCTTCAACGATGTGGCGCTGGCTTGTGTATCGCAACCTGGCACGAAATACGGCAAGTATTGGACGATGGAGCTGGGCCGGCGTTGA
- a CDS encoding carboxymuconolactone decarboxylase family protein produces the protein MAHLNPIPLAEVKEDDIRERFEHYKKTRGFTPNSIMTMVRRPNIVRAFMALNQAVLYEGSVPEETKMLVSLASSYAAGCLYCQSHMSNLASIYKASDEKIAALWDFENSALFNAAERAAITLALKAGAVPNEASQADFDELKKHYNDEQIVEIVAAIALFGYLNRWNDTMATALEPLAADVAERAIGGVGWEIGKHTQG, from the coding sequence GTGGCACACCTGAACCCCATCCCCCTCGCTGAAGTGAAGGAAGACGACATCCGCGAGCGCTTCGAGCACTACAAAAAAACCCGTGGGTTCACGCCCAACAGCATCATGACCATGGTGCGCCGGCCGAACATCGTTCGCGCCTTCATGGCTTTGAACCAAGCGGTACTTTACGAGGGCAGCGTGCCGGAAGAGACCAAGATGCTGGTGAGTCTGGCCAGCAGTTATGCCGCCGGGTGTCTGTACTGCCAGTCACACATGAGCAACCTGGCCAGCATCTACAAAGCCTCGGACGAAAAAATCGCCGCGCTGTGGGATTTCGAGAACAGCGCGCTGTTCAACGCTGCAGAACGCGCCGCCATCACGCTGGCGCTGAAAGCGGGCGCGGTACCGAATGAGGCGTCACAAGCGGATTTCGACGAACTCAAGAAGCACTACAACGATGAACAGATCGTTGAAATCGTGGCCGCCATTGCCCTCTTTGGTTATCTGAACCGCTGGAACGACACCATGGCAACGGCACTGGAGCCACTGGCGGCCGATGTGGCCGAGCGGGCCATTGGCGGGGTCGGCTGGGAAATCGGCAAGCACACCCAGGGGTAG